The following coding sequences are from one Leucoraja erinacea ecotype New England chromosome 2, Leri_hhj_1, whole genome shotgun sequence window:
- the LOC129714125 gene encoding 5-beta-cholestane-3-alpha,7-alpha-diol 12-alpha-hydroxylase, with amino-acid sequence MAYALIVLCCVAILLAALLYLLGAFRRRRANEPPLDSGYLPWFGHVLSFRKNTAQFLQGMQKKHGDIFTVQIAGYYFTFVMDPLSYGAVVKESKSKLDFEKFAVELVARVFGYHAMECDHKMLEAVSNTYLKGDGLVDLTEAMMLNLQKLMLYQTTGGGGEWKQDGLFHYSYNIVFRAGYLALFGVEPPKGDQELANKVDREQTDYIFSNFRKYDRLFPRLAYAVLPPKDKLEAERLKRLFWDLLSVEGMRDREQISGWISERQRQLSEQGVHRDMQSRYMFLLLWASQGNTGPSAFWLLLSLCRCPEALRAVRAEVDHLLAETGQRAVAGGPPVSLTRDMLLKTPVLDSAVEESLRLYAAPMLIRAVSQDMELAMADGRRYSLRKGDRLALFPHLSAQMDPEIHPRPDSFQFDRFLNTDGTRKTDFYKRGQKVKYYNMPWGAGVSMCPGRFFATNELKQFIFLMLCYFDLELLNPEQEFPHIDISRWGFGTTQPQYDVQFRYRPRV; translated from the coding sequence ATGGCTTACGCGCTGATTGTCCTATGTTGCGTGGCCATTCTTCTGGCCGCCCTCCTTTACCTGCTGGGTGCTTTCAGAAGAAGGAGAGCCAACGAGCCGCCTCTGGACTCGGGTTACCTGCCATGGTTTGGCCACGTTCTGTCCTTTCGCAAGAACACAGCACAGTTCCTGCAAGGGATGCAGAAGAAACACGGGGATATATTCACGGTCCAGATAGCAGGCTACTACTTCACTTTCGTGATGGACCCGTTGTCCTACGGAGCCGTGGTGAAGGAGTCAAAGTCGAAGCTTGACTTCGAGAAGTTCGCGGTGGAGTTGGTCGCCAGGGTCTTCGGATATCACGCCATGGAGTGTGAccacaagatgctggaggcagTGAGTAACACATACCTCAAGGGCGACGGGCTGGTTGACTTGACCGAAGCCATGATGTTGAACCTGCAGAAACTGATGCTTTACCAGACCACGGGCGGTGGCGGGGAATGGAAGCAAGACGGGCTGTTCCATTACTCCTACAACATCGTGTTCAGGGCGGGCTACCTCGCTCTGTTCGGGGTAGAGCCGCCCAAGGGCGACCAGGAGCTTGCCAACAAGGTGGACCGTGAACAAACCGATTACATCTTCAGCAACTTCAGAAAATACGACCGACTGTTCCCGAGATTGGCTTACGCCGTGCTCCCTCCCAAGGACAAACTGGAAGCCGAGAGACTCAAGAGGTTGTTCTGGGATCTGTTGTCGGTGGAGGGGATGAGAGACCGGGAGCAGATCAGCGGCTGGATCTCGGAACGCCAACGCCAGTTGTCTGAACAAGGTGTGCATCGAGACATGCAGAGTCGCTACATGTTCCTGTTGCTGTGGGCATCTCAGGGCAACACCGGCCCATCGGCTTTCTGGCTCCTCTTGAGCCTGTGCCGCTGCCCCGAGGCATTGAGGGCGGTGCGGGCTGAGGTGGACCATTTGCTAGCGGAGACCGGCCAGCGAGCGGTGGCGGGAGGGCCGCCCGTCAGCTTGACCCGAGACATGCTGCTGAAGACCCCGGTGTTGGACAGCGCGGTGGAGGAGAGTCTGCGGCTCTACGCCGCTCCTATGTTGATCCGGGCCGTGTCTCAGGACATGGAGCTGGCGATGGCAGACGGCCGGCGCTACTCGCTGCGAAAGGGAGACCGCCTCGCTCTCTTCCCTCACCTGTCGGCGCAGATGGACCCGGAGATCCACCCGCGGCCGGACTCCTTCCAGTTCGACCGCTTCCTCAACACGGACGGGACGAGGAAGACCGACTTCTACAAGCGCGGCCAGAAGGTGAAGTATTACAACATGCCGTGGGGAGCCGGCGTCAGCATGTGTCCCGGCCGCTTCTTCGCCACCAACGAGCTGAAGCAGTTCATCTTCCTCATGTTGTGCTACTTCGACTTAGAGCTTCTTAACCCCGAGCAGGAGTTCCCTCACATCGACATCAGCCGCTGGGGTTTTGGTACCACACAGCCACAGTACGATGTTCAGTTCAGATACCGCCCAAGGGTTTAG